A single genomic interval of Barnesiella intestinihominis YIT 11860 harbors:
- the rpsD gene encoding 30S ribosomal protein S4, protein MARYTGPRTKIARKFGEAIFGPDKVLTKKNYPPGQHGINKRRKTSEYGVQLREKQKAKYTYGVLERQFRNLFEKASRTKGVKGEVLLQLLEARLDNVVFRLGIAPTRAAARQLVLHRHIVVDGKVVNIPSYSVKPGQVVGVREKAKSLEVIADALAGFNHSKYPWLEWDESLKSGKLLHLPERADIPENIKEQLIVELYSK, encoded by the coding sequence ATGGCAAGATATACCGGACCTAGAACAAAAATCGCTCGTAAATTCGGCGAAGCTATTTTTGGCCCCGATAAAGTTCTTACAAAAAAGAACTATCCCCCGGGACAACATGGCATCAATAAAAGAAGAAAAACTTCTGAGTATGGTGTTCAGCTTCGTGAGAAACAAAAAGCTAAATACACGTATGGTGTATTGGAAAGACAATTTAGAAATCTGTTTGAGAAAGCTTCGCGTACTAAGGGTGTGAAAGGTGAAGTGCTCCTTCAATTGCTCGAAGCTCGTCTCGACAATGTCGTATTTCGCTTGGGTATAGCACCCACACGTGCAGCTGCCCGTCAGCTCGTTTTACATCGTCATATCGTAGTCGATGGCAAAGTGGTGAATATCCCGTCGTATTCGGTAAAACCGGGACAAGTAGTAGGCGTTCGCGAGAAAGCCAAATCTTTGGAGGTAATAGCCGATGCACTTGCTGGATTTAATCACAGCAAATATCCTTGGTTAGAATGGGACGAAAGCTTGAAAAGCGGTAAATTGTTGCATTTGCCCGAGAGAGCCGATATCCCTGAAAATATCAAAGAACAGTTGATCGTTGAGTTGTATTCTAAATAA
- the rpsK gene encoding 30S ribosomal protein S11, producing MAKKTVAAKKRVVKVDAVGQAHIHSSFNNIIVTLANSEGQVISWSSAGKMGFRGSKKNTPYAAQMAAQDCAKVAFDLGLRKVKAYVKGPGNGRESAVRTIHGAGIEVTEIIDVTPLPHNGCRPPKRRRV from the coding sequence ATGGCAAAGAAAACAGTCGCAGCAAAGAAGAGGGTTGTTAAGGTTGATGCCGTTGGCCAAGCCCATATCCATTCTTCGTTCAACAACATCATTGTAACGCTTGCCAATAGCGAAGGACAAGTGATCTCTTGGTCTTCGGCAGGTAAAATGGGCTTTAGAGGCTCTAAGAAAAATACTCCTTATGCCGCTCAAATGGCCGCACAAGATTGTGCAAAGGTGGCTTTTGATTTAGGTTTGAGGAAAGTAAAGGCCTATGTAAAAGGTCCCGGAAACGGTCGTGAATCGGCTGTGAGAACTATACATGGCGCTGGTATCGAAGTAACCGAGATTATCGATGTTACGCCGCTGCCGCACAATGGTTGTCGTCCTCCTAAAAGAAGAAGAGTTTAA
- the rplR gene encoding 50S ribosomal protein L18, with protein MTTKIERRIKIKTRIRGKISGTAERPRMTVFRSNKQIYVQLVDDLAGKTLAAASSRGMEAAPKKELAAKVGQEIAKKAQEAGITSVVFDRNGYLYHGRVKELADAARNGGLKF; from the coding sequence ATGACAACGAAGATAGAAAGAAGAATTAAAATCAAAACCCGTATACGTGGTAAAATATCCGGTACGGCCGAGCGTCCTCGTATGACGGTGTTTAGAAGTAATAAGCAAATATATGTGCAATTGGTCGATGACCTTGCCGGGAAAACGCTTGCCGCAGCCTCTTCGAGGGGTATGGAAGCCGCTCCTAAAAAAGAGTTGGCTGCAAAAGTGGGACAGGAAATCGCCAAGAAAGCACAGGAAGCCGGTATTACCTCGGTTGTTTTTGACCGCAACGGTTACCTGTATCATGGGAGAGTAAAAGAATTAGCTGATGCTGCCCGCAATGGCGGCCTTAAATTTTAA
- the ykgO gene encoding type B 50S ribosomal protein L36, whose product MKVRASLKKRTPDSKIVRRHGRLYVINKKNPKYKQRQG is encoded by the coding sequence ATGAAAGTAAGAGCATCATTGAAAAAACGTACGCCCGATAGCAAAATCGTGAGAAGACACGGCCGCTTGTACGTAATTAACAAGAAAAATCCTAAGTATAAACAACGTCAAGGATAA
- the rpsM gene encoding 30S ribosomal protein S13: protein MAIRIVGVDLPQNKRGEIALTYIYGIGRSAANSILSKAGIDRDIKVKDWTDDQSAKVREIISTEYKVEGDLRTEIQLNIKRLMDIGCYRGIRHRIGLPVRGQSTKNNARTRKGRKKTVANKKKATK from the coding sequence ATGGCAATAAGAATTGTTGGTGTAGACCTGCCGCAAAATAAAAGAGGAGAAATCGCCTTGACCTATATCTATGGTATCGGTCGTAGTGCGGCGAATTCTATTTTGAGTAAAGCCGGCATTGACAGAGACATCAAAGTTAAGGATTGGACCGACGATCAGTCGGCAAAGGTACGTGAAATCATTAGTACCGAGTATAAGGTGGAAGGTGACCTTCGTACCGAAATACAATTGAATATTAAACGTCTTATGGATATCGGTTGTTATCGTGGTATCCGTCATCGTATCGGTTTGCCTGTGAGAGGCCAAAGTACCAAGAATAACGCCCGTACGCGTAAAGGTAGAAAGAAAACCGTTGCAAATAAGAAAAAAGCTACTAAATAA
- the map gene encoding type I methionyl aminopeptidase — protein sequence MIYLKTDEEIELMRESNLLVGMTLGEMAKWIAPGITTLKLDKIAEEFIRDHGAQPGFLGYGGFPNTLCISVNEVIVHGIPNSYALREGDIVSIDCGAVKNGFNGDSAYTFCVGEVAPEIKQLLKTTKESLYLGIEHAVEGKRIGDIGHAVQTYCEARGYSVVRELCGHGVGKKLHEEPNVPNYGRPGTGPLLKNGMCIAIEPMINMGSRNIVIERDGWTTRTRDRKPAAHFEHTIAIKGGKADILSSFEYVEQVLGEKSI from the coding sequence ATGATTTATCTTAAAACAGATGAAGAGATAGAGTTGATGCGAGAGAGTAATCTCTTGGTGGGTATGACTTTGGGCGAAATGGCCAAGTGGATCGCACCGGGGATTACTACGCTGAAACTCGATAAGATAGCCGAAGAATTTATCCGGGATCATGGTGCTCAGCCGGGATTTCTGGGTTATGGAGGCTTTCCCAATACGCTCTGCATCTCAGTGAATGAAGTGATTGTGCACGGCATTCCCAACAGCTATGCATTGAGAGAGGGAGATATTGTTTCTATCGATTGCGGTGCTGTAAAGAATGGATTTAACGGAGACTCGGCCTACACATTTTGTGTGGGAGAAGTAGCCCCGGAGATCAAACAATTGCTTAAAACCACGAAAGAATCGCTCTATTTAGGCATCGAACATGCTGTTGAAGGAAAACGTATAGGTGATATCGGCCATGCCGTCCAGACCTATTGTGAAGCCCGTGGATATTCTGTCGTGAGAGAGTTGTGCGGACATGGCGTCGGGAAAAAACTTCACGAGGAGCCCAACGTCCCCAATTATGGACGACCGGGAACAGGTCCGTTGCTGAAAAATGGCATGTGTATTGCCATTGAGCCTATGATAAATATGGGATCACGCAATATTGTCATCGAACGAGACGGTTGGACGACCCGTACAAGAGACCGTAAACCGGCGGCCCACTTCGAGCATACAATAGCGATCAAGGGAGGGAAAGCCGATATACTATCTTCTTTTGAATACGTAGAGCAAGTTTTAGGAGAAAAATCAATATAA
- the rplO gene encoding 50S ribosomal protein L15 gives MDLSNLKPAEGSTKTRKRIGRGPGSGLGGTSTRGHKGAKSRSGYKRKIGFEGGQMPLQRRVPKFGFKNINRVEYKAINIDTLQALADSQKLDKIGIETLVAAGFISSKQLVKILGKGALTAKLEVSAHAFSKTAEAAIVAAGGTVVKL, from the coding sequence ATGGACTTGAGTAATTTAAAACCCGCCGAAGGGTCAACCAAAACAAGAAAGAGAATCGGTCGTGGACCGGGTTCGGGTTTGGGCGGAACTTCTACCAGAGGTCATAAAGGAGCAAAGTCGCGTTCGGGTTACAAACGTAAGATCGGTTTTGAAGGTGGTCAGATGCCACTTCAACGCCGAGTTCCGAAATTCGGTTTCAAGAATATAAACCGTGTAGAATATAAAGCTATCAATATCGATACTTTACAAGCTCTGGCTGATAGCCAAAAGCTCGATAAAATTGGTATTGAAACACTTGTCGCTGCCGGATTTATTTCGTCGAAACAGTTAGTGAAAATTCTTGGTAAAGGAGCTCTTACGGCTAAATTGGAAGTCAGTGCCCACGCATTTTCCAAAACAGCCGAAGCTGCTATCGTTGCCGCAGGTGGAACAGTAGTCAAACTCTAA
- a CDS encoding choice-of-anchor J domain-containing protein, translating into MRIHYIKRAALSLCAAMSLGLSATSQVSQSVTTAQNAQAEPLTPPYSETFADESFLESYTIIDSNQDGTKWEPYFGKVQISYNSELDMDDWLITPALNLEGGKMYSFSIEIMTGGSFNETFEVMFGKDKTPEALVNPIIEKTSIAHTVYKAYTGTISPAESGTFYVGIHGCSQKDMLSLSIKNLKIGAAAGASTPSAPSNLVVNTRTNGELKADISLTAPTLDLNGQDLTELESVKLMRDGNLIKTFSTPEPGSELTFVDEVPECSRYTYSAIAVNASGESPAVETKAFVGTLEPSDPTGITLVETSTPGEVTITWTPVTTDIRGNNLDPEFVTYRIYSEGSQSNLLFSNISGTSKTFKALDDTSVQTFVQYSVVAETKGGISNYVYSPLLPIGPAYSTPYHESFAEGKASHIFGIYPEDYALWSTYTTEDSEIESQDGDNGFLGSEGSYSEDTGTFDTGKIDLSGLTTPTLTFYIYNIIGEDEANNNELSVSVVHNGNSTLLETFKMYELSDKDGWVKVEVSLNDYKDQIIQLRLFSHHALLPYILIDNIRIDNLNGSGIETTVDSSTKIYGGTGKIIVTGANGQTLSIFTPDGRLISTQKVTETDCHLTTIPGIYIVKVGQFATKVVVK; encoded by the coding sequence ATGAGAATTCATTACATTAAAAGGGCGGCTTTATCTCTATGCGCCGCTATGTCATTAGGACTAAGTGCGACATCACAAGTCAGTCAATCTGTCACAACCGCACAAAATGCCCAAGCGGAACCTTTAACGCCACCCTATTCCGAAACATTTGCCGATGAAAGCTTTTTAGAAAGCTATACAATCATCGACAGCAATCAAGACGGAACAAAATGGGAGCCTTATTTTGGGAAGGTACAAATCTCCTACAACTCCGAATTAGATATGGACGATTGGTTGATTACTCCGGCACTGAACCTCGAAGGCGGTAAAATGTACAGCTTCTCCATAGAGATAATGACCGGAGGCTCTTTCAATGAAACATTTGAAGTCATGTTCGGTAAGGATAAAACACCCGAAGCTCTGGTCAACCCCATTATAGAAAAAACTTCGATAGCACATACGGTTTACAAGGCTTATACCGGGACAATCTCTCCGGCAGAAAGTGGCACGTTCTACGTTGGAATTCACGGTTGCAGCCAAAAAGACATGCTGAGCCTAAGTATTAAGAATTTGAAGATTGGCGCTGCTGCCGGAGCCTCTACTCCTTCCGCCCCATCGAATCTCGTGGTTAACACTCGTACCAACGGCGAGCTGAAAGCCGATATATCCCTTACGGCTCCTACTCTTGATCTGAACGGACAAGACCTAACAGAACTCGAAAGCGTGAAACTCATGCGAGACGGCAATCTGATAAAAACATTCTCTACCCCTGAACCCGGTTCGGAACTGACATTCGTGGACGAAGTTCCCGAGTGCTCCCGTTACACTTATTCTGCCATTGCTGTAAATGCTTCGGGAGAAAGCCCTGCCGTCGAAACAAAAGCATTCGTAGGCACACTAGAACCTTCGGATCCTACCGGAATCACGCTCGTAGAAACATCTACTCCCGGAGAAGTAACTATCACCTGGACTCCCGTTACCACCGACATACGAGGAAATAATCTCGATCCCGAATTTGTAACTTACCGAATTTACAGCGAAGGCTCCCAGTCGAATCTTTTGTTCTCAAACATCAGCGGGACTTCCAAAACATTCAAAGCACTCGATGACACCTCCGTTCAAACCTTTGTCCAATATTCGGTAGTCGCCGAGACCAAAGGAGGAATCTCAAACTACGTCTATTCTCCCCTCTTACCCATCGGACCGGCTTATTCCACCCCCTATCACGAATCATTCGCAGAAGGGAAAGCATCCCACATCTTCGGTATTTACCCCGAAGACTATGCTTTATGGAGTACTTATACAACCGAAGACTCGGAGATTGAATCGCAAGATGGAGACAACGGATTTCTGGGTTCGGAGGGCTCTTACTCAGAAGATACCGGAACTTTCGACACCGGAAAAATAGACCTTAGCGGGCTCACCACTCCTACCTTGACGTTCTATATATACAATATCATAGGAGAAGACGAAGCAAACAATAACGAGCTAAGCGTATCGGTTGTACACAACGGAAACTCTACCCTTTTGGAAACATTCAAAATGTACGAGCTGTCCGACAAAGACGGGTGGGTAAAAGTCGAGGTTTCTCTGAACGACTATAAAGACCAAATTATACAACTGAGACTCTTTTCGCATCACGCTCTCTTGCCCTATATACTCATCGACAATATCCGTATCGACAATCTAAATGGAAGCGGAATCGAAACAACCGTCGATAGTTCTACTAAAATATACGGAGGTACAGGAAAAATTATCGTAACAGGAGCAAATGGACAAACGCTCTCTATTTTCACACCTGACGGACGACTTATCTCTACACAAAAAGTCACAGAGACAGATTGTCATTTAACGACGATTCCCGGCATTTATATCGTAAAAGTCGGCCAATTCGCAACCAAAGTTGTCGTGAAATAA
- the eno gene encoding phosphopyruvate hydratase gives MKIETIKAREILDSRGNPTVEVDVILDSGIMGRAAVPSGASTGVHEALELRDGDKNRYGGKGVEKAVRHVNDVIAKALKGANPFEQSSIDSALIALDGTATKSKLGANAILGVSLAVAKAAAAQLGMPLYRYVGGVDTYVMPVPMMNIINGGSHSDAPIAFQEFMIRPVGAASFKEALRMGAEVFHALKSVLHAKGLSTAVGDEGGFAPALPGTEAAIETILEAISKAGYMPGRDVRIALDCASSEFYIDGVYDYTKFEGANGVKRTTQQQAEYLQDLILRYPIDSIEDGMSEEDWDGWRLLTDLIGDKCQLVGDDLFVTNVEYLTKGIRQHCANSILVKLNQIGTLTETLRAVQLAQHNGYTAVISHRSGETEDATIADIAVATNAGQIKTGSLSRSDRMAKYNQLLRIEEQLGDIAQYGYKQVN, from the coding sequence ATGAAAATAGAAACGATCAAAGCTCGTGAAATTCTCGACTCTCGGGGAAATCCCACGGTAGAGGTAGATGTGATACTCGATTCTGGTATTATGGGGCGAGCTGCGGTTCCTTCTGGCGCTTCGACAGGAGTGCATGAAGCTCTTGAATTGAGAGATGGTGATAAGAACCGATATGGAGGAAAAGGTGTGGAAAAAGCAGTCCGTCATGTTAATGACGTCATTGCCAAAGCTTTGAAAGGAGCTAATCCATTTGAACAAAGTAGCATAGATTCGGCTTTGATAGCCCTCGACGGTACTGCTACGAAATCGAAATTGGGGGCGAATGCTATATTGGGTGTCTCTTTGGCGGTTGCCAAAGCTGCGGCAGCACAATTGGGAATGCCTTTATATCGATATGTAGGAGGTGTCGATACTTATGTGATGCCTGTTCCCATGATGAATATCATCAATGGTGGTTCGCATTCCGATGCGCCTATTGCATTTCAAGAATTTATGATTCGTCCTGTCGGGGCCGCTTCGTTCAAAGAGGCGCTTCGCATGGGAGCCGAAGTTTTTCATGCGCTGAAAAGCGTTTTACACGCTAAGGGATTGAGTACCGCTGTCGGTGATGAAGGCGGTTTCGCACCTGCATTGCCGGGAACGGAGGCAGCGATAGAGACGATTCTCGAAGCCATTAGCAAAGCCGGATATATGCCCGGCAGAGATGTGAGAATTGCTTTGGATTGTGCCTCGTCGGAATTTTATATCGATGGAGTGTACGACTATACTAAGTTTGAAGGAGCTAACGGTGTGAAGCGGACGACACAGCAGCAAGCCGAATATTTGCAAGACCTCATTTTGCGTTATCCGATAGATTCGATTGAAGATGGCATGAGTGAAGAAGATTGGGACGGTTGGCGGTTATTGACCGATTTGATTGGAGATAAATGTCAGCTTGTGGGGGACGATCTTTTTGTCACCAATGTAGAATATCTTACAAAAGGTATACGCCAACATTGTGCTAATTCCATTTTGGTAAAGCTGAATCAGATAGGTACGTTGACCGAGACGTTGAGGGCTGTCCAATTAGCACAGCATAATGGATATACGGCTGTTATATCGCATCGTTCTGGGGAAACCGAAGATGCCACTATTGCCGATATTGCGGTAGCCACTAATGCAGGGCAAATAAAAACAGGCTCACTGAGCCGGTCCGATCGTATGGCCAAATACAACCAACTTTTACGGATCGAGGAACAATTAGGAGATATTGCTCAATATGGATATAAGCAGGTAAACTAG
- the rpmD gene encoding 50S ribosomal protein L30: MEKIKIKQVKSRINCPAVQKKTLDALGLKKLNSVVEHNATPQILGMVEKVKHLVKVVE, encoded by the coding sequence ATGGAAAAAATAAAAATCAAACAAGTTAAAAGCCGCATCAATTGCCCTGCTGTACAGAAAAAGACTCTTGATGCACTGGGCCTTAAAAAACTCAACAGTGTTGTAGAGCACAACGCTACTCCCCAAATCTTGGGTATGGTAGAGAAGGTTAAACACCTTGTAAAAGTAGTTGAGTAA
- a CDS encoding DNA-directed RNA polymerase subunit alpha, whose translation MAILAFQKPDKVLMLEADNFFGKFEFRPLEPGYGVTVGNALRRILLSSLEGFAITSIRIDGVKHEFSTIPGVIEDVTNVILNLKKVRFKQVVEEIENEKVTITVSGTEVFKAGDIGKSLTGFEVLNPDLVICHLDSSASFQIDITINKGRGYVPADENRNPADDVNVIPIDSIYTPIRNVKYAVENFRVEQKTDYEKLILEITTDGSIHPKEALKEAAKILIYHFMLFSDEKITLETNDADGNEEFDEEVLHMRQLLKTKLVDMDLSVRALNCLKSADVETLGELVVFNKTDLLKFRNFGKKSLTELDELLANLNLSFGMDISKYKLDKE comes from the coding sequence ATGGCGATATTAGCATTTCAAAAACCCGATAAAGTATTAATGCTGGAAGCGGACAATTTTTTCGGTAAATTCGAATTCCGTCCGTTGGAGCCCGGTTACGGTGTTACCGTAGGTAACGCTTTGCGCCGTATTCTCCTCTCCTCGCTCGAAGGCTTTGCGATTACGTCGATTCGCATCGACGGGGTAAAACATGAGTTTTCTACGATTCCCGGTGTAATCGAGGACGTGACGAATGTGATTCTGAACCTTAAAAAGGTGCGGTTCAAACAGGTCGTTGAAGAAATCGAGAATGAAAAAGTAACCATTACTGTTTCGGGTACGGAAGTGTTCAAGGCAGGAGATATCGGTAAGTCTCTTACCGGTTTTGAAGTTTTGAACCCCGACTTGGTTATTTGCCATTTGGATTCAAGCGCAAGTTTTCAAATAGATATCACTATCAACAAAGGCCGTGGTTATGTCCCCGCTGACGAGAACCGCAATCCGGCCGATGATGTAAATGTAATTCCCATCGACTCTATTTACACACCGATTCGGAATGTGAAATATGCTGTTGAAAACTTCCGTGTAGAACAGAAAACGGACTACGAAAAACTGATTTTAGAGATTACAACCGATGGTTCCATTCACCCCAAAGAAGCGTTGAAGGAAGCCGCTAAAATTCTTATTTATCACTTTATGTTGTTCTCTGACGAGAAAATTACGCTCGAGACCAATGATGCCGATGGTAATGAAGAATTTGATGAAGAAGTATTGCACATGCGTCAGTTGCTTAAAACCAAACTGGTCGATATGGATTTGTCAGTACGTGCGCTCAACTGCTTAAAATCGGCCGATGTCGAAACTCTTGGCGAATTGGTAGTATTCAATAAGACCGATTTATTGAAATTCCGTAACTTCGGTAAGAAGTCGTTGACAGAGCTCGATGAACTTTTGGCGAACTTGAATCTTTCGTTCGGAATGGATATCTCGAAGTATAAATTAGATAAAGAGTAA
- the infA gene encoding translation initiation factor IF-1: MAKQSAIEQDGVIVEALSNAMFRVELENGHEITAHISGKMRMHFIKILPGDKVRIEMSPYDLTKGRIAFRYK, translated from the coding sequence ATGGCGAAACAATCTGCAATAGAACAAGATGGTGTAATCGTGGAAGCATTGTCGAATGCTATGTTCCGCGTGGAGTTGGAAAACGGGCATGAAATAACCGCCCATATTTCGGGAAAGATGCGTATGCACTTTATAAAGATACTCCCGGGAGATAAGGTAAGGATAGAAATGTCTCCTTATGATTTAACCAAAGGAAGAATTGCTTTTAGATATAAATAA
- the secY gene encoding preprotein translocase subunit SecY: MRAIETIKNIWKIEDLRKRIITTILLVLVYRVGSYVVLPGIDPANLDALRSQTSKGLMQLLDMFSGGAFSNASIFALGIMPYITASIVIQLLGMVMPSFQKLQREGESGRTKLNQYTRYLTVIILLMQGPAYLVNLKVQMGSALFPSGWLFIVSSTIVLAAGSMFIMWLGERITDKGIGNGISFIILVGIIARLPLAFAAEFTSRLASKQGGLVMFLIEIIFLLAVIAAAILLVQGTRKVPVQYAKRIVGNKQYGGARQYIPLKVNTAGVMPIIFAQAIMFIPITIAGFSASNASSFWSSFMSMTGFWYNFVFAILIILFTYFYTAITVQPTQMAEDMKRNNGFIPGVKPGKKTADYLDSIMSRITLPGSIFLAIVAILPAFAQICGVSAEFSQFFGGTSLLILVGVVLDTLQQIESHLMMRHYDGLMKSGKIKGRSGAY, from the coding sequence ATGAGAGCAATAGAAACTATAAAAAACATTTGGAAAATCGAAGATCTGCGTAAGCGTATCATCACCACGATTTTGTTGGTGCTGGTATATCGCGTTGGATCATACGTCGTGCTTCCCGGTATCGATCCTGCTAATTTGGACGCATTGCGCAGCCAAACGAGCAAAGGGTTGATGCAGTTGCTCGATATGTTTTCGGGAGGAGCATTCTCCAATGCTTCTATATTTGCATTGGGTATTATGCCTTATATCACCGCCTCGATTGTTATCCAACTCTTGGGTATGGTGATGCCCTCGTTCCAGAAGCTGCAACGCGAAGGCGAGAGCGGTCGTACGAAACTTAACCAATACACCCGCTATTTGACCGTTATCATTCTGCTCATGCAAGGACCTGCCTATTTGGTGAATCTTAAAGTGCAGATGGGTTCGGCCTTATTCCCCTCCGGTTGGTTGTTTATAGTTTCTTCTACAATCGTGCTTGCCGCTGGTAGTATGTTTATTATGTGGTTGGGCGAACGTATTACCGATAAAGGTATTGGAAACGGTATTTCGTTTATAATCCTTGTCGGTATTATCGCACGTTTGCCGCTGGCTTTCGCCGCTGAGTTTACGAGCCGTTTGGCCTCTAAACAAGGTGGTCTTGTGATGTTCCTTATCGAGATTATTTTCTTGTTGGCCGTAATCGCCGCAGCGATACTTCTTGTACAAGGTACACGGAAAGTCCCCGTACAATATGCTAAACGTATTGTTGGAAATAAACAATATGGAGGAGCCCGCCAGTATATTCCGTTAAAGGTAAATACAGCCGGTGTAATGCCTATCATTTTTGCTCAGGCGATTATGTTTATACCCATTACAATCGCGGGATTCAGCGCCTCGAATGCAAGCTCGTTTTGGAGTTCTTTCATGTCGATGACAGGGTTTTGGTATAACTTCGTGTTCGCAATCCTTATTATCCTCTTTACCTACTTCTATACGGCAATAACGGTTCAGCCTACACAAATGGCGGAAGATATGAAACGAAACAACGGCTTTATCCCCGGTGTCAAACCCGGAAAGAAAACAGCCGATTATCTCGACTCTATTATGTCGAGAATCACGTTGCCCGGTTCTATCTTTTTGGCTATTGTAGCTATTTTGCCCGCTTTTGCTCAAATATGCGGAGTCAGCGCCGAGTTCTCACAATTCTTCGGTGGAACCTCTCTCCTCATTTTGGTAGGTGTGGTATTGGATACCTTGCAACAGATTGAGAGCCATTTAATGATGCGCCATTACGACGGCCTGATGAAATCGGGTAAAATAAAAGGACGTAGCGGAGCTTATTAA
- the rpsE gene encoding 30S ribosomal protein S5, protein MTGKNNRVKSTNDIELKDRLVAINRVTKVTKGGRTFSFSAIVVVGNEAGIVGWGLGKASEVTTAIAKGVEAAKKNLVKVPVLKGTIPHDQLAKFGGALVYIKPASPGTGVKAGGAMRAVLESVGITDVLAKSKGSSNPHNLVKATISALCELRDAATVAQNRGISVEKVFKG, encoded by the coding sequence ATGACAGGAAAAAATAATAGAGTAAAGTCAACAAATGACATTGAGTTGAAAGACCGTTTGGTTGCTATCAACCGTGTAACGAAAGTGACCAAGGGTGGTCGTACTTTCAGCTTTTCGGCAATTGTTGTGGTAGGTAACGAAGCCGGTATCGTAGGCTGGGGCTTGGGTAAGGCGAGCGAAGTAACCACGGCTATCGCCAAAGGTGTGGAAGCCGCTAAGAAAAATCTCGTGAAAGTTCCGGTGCTCAAAGGTACTATCCCTCACGATCAATTGGCAAAATTCGGTGGAGCTCTCGTATATATCAAGCCCGCTTCTCCGGGTACTGGAGTAAAGGCCGGTGGTGCTATGCGTGCCGTTCTTGAAAGTGTGGGTATTACCGACGTGCTTGCGAAGTCGAAAGGTTCGTCCAATCCTCACAATTTAGTGAAGGCTACGATCTCTGCATTGTGCGAATTGAGAGATGCTGCTACAGTCGCTCAAAACAGAGGTATCTCTGTTGAAAAAGTCTTTAAAGGTTAA
- the rplQ gene encoding 50S ribosomal protein L17, whose product MRHNKKFNHLGRTKAHRDAMLSNMATSLILHKRIFTTLAKAKALRVYVEPLINRAKEDTTASRRVVFRYLQSKEAVTELFKEISVKIADRPGGYTRILKTGNRLGDNAKTCFIELVDYNENMLKEKVAKKATRTRRSKKSAAPAAVTAEAPANEAPVSEAPATPTEEKAAE is encoded by the coding sequence ATGAGACATAATAAAAAATTCAACCACTTGGGTCGTACCAAAGCTCACCGCGACGCTATGTTGTCCAATATGGCTACTTCTTTGATTCTTCACAAAAGAATCTTTACCACGTTGGCCAAAGCCAAAGCGTTGAGAGTGTACGTTGAGCCTCTGATCAATCGCGCAAAAGAAGATACTACCGCTTCTCGTCGTGTAGTTTTCCGCTATTTGCAGAGCAAAGAGGCTGTTACAGAATTGTTCAAAGAAATTTCGGTGAAGATAGCCGATCGCCCCGGAGGGTATACCCGTATTTTGAAGACAGGTAATCGCTTGGGCGATAACGCTAAAACTTGCTTCATTGAGCTTGTTGATTACAATGAAAACATGCTTAAAGAAAAAGTCGCTAAGAAAGCAACTCGTACGCGTCGTTCCAAAAAGAGTGCCGCTCCTGCTGCTGTGACTGCCGAGGCTCCTGCGAATGAGGCTCCTGTATCCGAAGCACCTGCAACTCCTACCGAAGAGAAAGCAGCAGAATAA